Proteins from a single region of Shinella zoogloeoides:
- the yidD gene encoding membrane protein insertion efficiency factor YidD, whose amino-acid sequence MCDAPDCGHSAPRLAYKGRNWHGPFRKTPGRLFGMGLIRLYQLTLSGFIGNSCRHLPTCSEYGYEAVARHGLWRGGFMTLFRVMRCGPGGTHGFDPVPEALENRLRWWAPWRLWRVSKAERG is encoded by the coding sequence ATGTGCGACGCCCCGGACTGCGGGCACTCCGCTCCGCGTCTCGCCTATAAGGGCCGCAACTGGCACGGTCCGTTCCGCAAGACGCCGGGGCGGCTGTTCGGCATGGGCCTCATCCGTCTCTACCAGCTCACGCTTTCCGGCTTCATCGGCAATTCCTGCCGGCACCTGCCGACCTGCTCGGAATACGGCTACGAGGCCGTCGCCCGCCATGGCCTGTGGCGCGGCGGGTTCATGACGCTGTTTCGCGTCATGCGCTGCGGACCGGGCGGCACGCATGGCTTCGATCCGGTTCCCGAGGCGCTGGAAAACCGGCTGCGCTGGTGGGCGCCATGGCGGTTGTGGCGTGTGTCGAAGGCGGAGCGCGGTTGA
- a CDS encoding iron-sulfur cluster assembly scaffold protein: MMDDIYNSRILEFAGNIPRIGTLPDADGDAGAHSKLCGSRVKVYLKLDGDTVSDFAHEVKACALGQASSSVMARHVIGATVAEIREAREDMLAMLKADGEGPTGRFEEMRFLKPVKDYKARHASTMLTFDAVVDAIGQIEAKRLEKAG, encoded by the coding sequence ATGATGGACGATATTTATAACAGCCGTATCCTCGAATTCGCCGGCAATATCCCGCGCATCGGCACCCTGCCGGATGCGGACGGCGACGCCGGCGCCCATTCCAAGCTCTGCGGCTCGCGGGTGAAGGTATATCTCAAGCTCGACGGCGATACCGTCAGCGATTTCGCCCATGAGGTGAAGGCCTGCGCGCTCGGGCAGGCGTCGTCCTCGGTGATGGCGCGGCATGTGATCGGCGCGACCGTCGCGGAAATCCGTGAGGCGCGCGAGGACATGCTGGCGATGCTGAAGGCGGACGGCGAGGGGCCGACCGGCCGCTTCGAAGAGATGCGTTTCCTCAAGCCCGTCAAGGACTACAAGGCACGCCACGCCTCTACCATGCTGACCTTCGACGCCGTGGTGGACGCCATCGGCCAGATCGAGGCCAAGCGGCTCGAAAAGGCCGGGTGA
- the folE gene encoding GTP cyclohydrolase I FolE has translation MDAIVTSFPRIEDETGRPSQKEAEDAVRVLLRWAGDDPEREGLIDTPKRVAKAYRELFSGYDLAAEDVLGRTFEEVAGYDDMVLVKDIPFFSHCEHHMVPIIGKAHVAYLPNGRVLGLSKIARVVEIFGRRLQTQETMTAQIAKSIDETLNPRGVAVMIEAEHMCMAMRGIQKQGSTTLTTTFTGAFKIEPAEQVRFMTMIRS, from the coding sequence ATGGACGCCATAGTCACCAGTTTTCCGCGTATCGAGGATGAAACCGGCCGCCCCTCGCAAAAAGAGGCGGAGGATGCCGTTCGCGTCCTGCTTCGCTGGGCCGGCGACGATCCGGAACGCGAAGGCTTGATCGATACGCCCAAGCGCGTAGCGAAGGCCTACCGCGAACTCTTTTCCGGCTACGACCTCGCCGCCGAGGACGTGCTCGGCCGCACCTTCGAGGAAGTCGCCGGCTATGACGACATGGTGCTGGTGAAGGACATTCCGTTCTTCTCGCACTGCGAGCACCATATGGTGCCGATCATCGGCAAGGCGCATGTCGCCTATCTGCCGAACGGCCGGGTGCTGGGCCTTTCCAAGATCGCCCGCGTGGTGGAAATCTTCGGCCGCCGCCTGCAGACGCAGGAGACGATGACGGCGCAGATCGCAAAATCCATCGACGAAACGCTGAACCCGCGCGGCGTCGCCGTGATGATCGAGGCCGAGCATATGTGCATGGCCATGCGCGGCATCCAGAAGCAGGGTTCGACGACGCTGACGACCACCTTCACCGGCGCCTTCAAGATCGAGCCGGCCGAACAGGTCCGCTTCATGACGATGATCCGCAGCTAG
- the hisI gene encoding phosphoribosyl-AMP cyclohydrolase encodes MPIAFKTPSKNKAELETGPAFTPRFDDNGLVTAVVTDAKDGELLMVAHMNAESLALTIETGIAHYWSRSRKALWKKGETSGNLQTVVELRTDCDQDAVWLKVSVAGHDATCHTGRRSCFYRTVSNGPDGATLTITGGEPQFDPAAIYSKN; translated from the coding sequence ATGCCCATCGCCTTCAAGACCCCGTCGAAGAATAAGGCCGAGCTGGAGACAGGCCCGGCCTTCACCCCCCGATTCGACGATAACGGCCTCGTGACCGCCGTCGTGACGGATGCGAAGGACGGCGAGCTGCTGATGGTCGCCCACATGAACGCCGAGTCCCTGGCGCTCACCATCGAGACCGGAATCGCCCATTACTGGAGCCGCTCGCGCAAGGCGCTCTGGAAGAAGGGCGAGACCTCCGGCAACCTGCAGACCGTCGTGGAGCTGCGGACCGACTGCGACCAGGACGCCGTATGGCTGAAAGTCTCCGTCGCCGGCCACGACGCCACCTGCCATACCGGCCGGCGCTCCTGCTTCTACCGCACCGTCTCGAACGGCCCGGACGGCGCGACGCTGACGATCACCGGCGGCGAGCCGCAATTCGATCCGGCGGCAATCTACAGCAAAAATTAA
- a CDS encoding patatin-like phospholipase family protein, translating into MLNWSFNRSLVTADASDPGGPSMNDMSHIPAPAAPRKPKIALALGGGAARGWAHIGVLRALEEEGIEIGMIAGTSIGALVGGCYLAGKLDELEAFARSLTMRRIASLLDFTIRGSGLFGGMRLTKRMQEHLENLSIEDLDRPFVAVATEVNSGHEVWINSGALITALRASYALPGIFEPIKCNNRTLVDGALVNPVPVSVCRAHEEPLVVAVNLNYDLYGRSAVIKHSASPQKIEENRQEDSAARLGLTGVMVQSFNIIQDRISRARLAGDPPDLALHPKLSDIGLSEFHRAGESIDRGYLEAKARIFEIKRMQEIVMAR; encoded by the coding sequence ATGCTGAACTGGAGTTTCAATCGCAGTCTCGTAACGGCGGATGCATCGGATCCCGGCGGACCTTCCATGAACGACATGTCGCACATTCCCGCGCCGGCCGCGCCGCGCAAACCCAAGATCGCCCTCGCACTCGGCGGCGGCGCCGCCCGGGGCTGGGCGCATATCGGGGTCCTCAGGGCGCTGGAGGAGGAAGGCATCGAGATCGGCATGATCGCGGGCACCTCCATCGGCGCGCTGGTCGGCGGCTGTTATCTCGCCGGCAAGCTGGACGAGCTGGAAGCCTTCGCCCGCTCGCTCACCATGCGCCGCATCGCCAGCCTCCTCGATTTCACCATCCGCGGCTCCGGCCTCTTCGGCGGCATGCGGCTGACCAAGCGCATGCAGGAGCATCTGGAAAACCTCTCCATCGAGGATCTCGACCGTCCGTTCGTCGCGGTGGCGACGGAGGTCAACAGCGGCCATGAGGTGTGGATCAACAGCGGGGCGCTGATCACGGCGCTGCGCGCCTCCTATGCCCTGCCCGGCATCTTCGAGCCGATCAAGTGCAACAACCGTACGCTGGTGGACGGAGCGCTCGTCAATCCGGTGCCGGTGTCGGTCTGCCGGGCGCATGAGGAGCCGCTGGTCGTCGCCGTCAACCTCAACTACGACCTCTACGGTCGCTCCGCCGTGATCAAGCACAGCGCCAGCCCGCAGAAGATCGAGGAGAACCGGCAGGAAGACAGCGCCGCCCGCCTCGGCCTGACGGGCGTGATGGTGCAGTCCTTCAACATCATCCAGGACCGCATTTCCCGCGCGCGCCTTGCCGGCGACCCGCCGGACCTCGCACTGCATCCGAAGCTGTCGGATATCGGCCTGTCGGAATTCCATCGCGCCGGCGAATCGATCGACCGCGGCTACCTGGAGGCGAAGGCGCGGATTTTCGAGATCAAGCGCATGCAGGAAATCGTCATGGCGCGCTGA
- a CDS encoding CBS domain-containing protein has product MYVRTILDEKGRNVVTGGPQLTVRQAAVYLHENHIGAIVIVDRNDRISGILTERDIVAAIARSGAECLDKPISSIMWGNVHRCDEDQTVDELMEMMSTLRARHIPVEKEGRLVGIISIGDVVKSHIRAIQHEADAIKAYISG; this is encoded by the coding sequence ATGTATGTAAGGACGATACTGGACGAGAAAGGCCGCAACGTCGTGACCGGCGGCCCGCAGCTCACCGTAAGGCAGGCTGCCGTCTATCTTCATGAAAATCACATCGGCGCCATCGTCATCGTGGATCGCAACGACCGTATTTCGGGCATCCTGACCGAGCGTGACATCGTGGCCGCCATCGCCCGCAGCGGGGCCGAATGCCTGGACAAGCCCATTTCCTCCATCATGTGGGGCAATGTCCATCGCTGCGACGAAGACCAGACCGTCGATGAACTCATGGAAATGATGAGCACCCTGCGCGCCCGCCACATCCCCGTGGAGAAGGAAGGGCGCCTCGTCGGCATCATCTCGATCGGCGACGTGGTGAAATCCCACATCCGCGCCATCCAGCACGAGGCCGACGCCATCAAGGCCTATATCTCCGGCTGA
- a CDS encoding rhomboid family intramembrane serine protease — protein MSGDDIGAQVGAPEIRKREPAFNLPGSLVFMLGLLTLIHLVRTYILSPYTDEFVLLRFAFVPARYTVPLADQDLGWLWSPITYSLLHGGWEHLIFNGFWMVAFGAPVVRRIGPFRFFLFWCLSAVAAVAFHTALHWGTMILVVGASGVVSGLMGAAARFVFSPSGRVSRQFAHLNRRLTIREALANRSVLVFSGIWFLTNFLIGVGQLFGPVEGGAVAWEAHIGGFLFGFLFFPLFDVVTGEGGRRD, from the coding sequence ATGAGTGGCGACGACATCGGAGCGCAGGTGGGCGCGCCGGAAATCCGCAAGCGGGAACCAGCCTTCAACCTGCCGGGCAGCCTCGTTTTCATGCTGGGTCTGCTGACGCTGATCCATCTGGTACGCACCTATATCCTGTCGCCCTATACCGATGAGTTCGTGCTCCTGCGGTTCGCCTTCGTTCCGGCGCGCTACACCGTTCCGCTCGCCGATCAGGATCTCGGCTGGCTCTGGAGCCCGATCACCTATTCGCTGCTGCACGGCGGCTGGGAGCACCTGATCTTCAACGGCTTCTGGATGGTCGCCTTCGGCGCGCCGGTCGTGCGCCGCATCGGGCCTTTCCGCTTCTTCCTGTTCTGGTGTCTTTCCGCCGTGGCGGCCGTCGCCTTCCACACGGCACTGCACTGGGGAACGATGATCCTCGTCGTCGGCGCTTCCGGTGTCGTGTCCGGCCTCATGGGGGCGGCCGCGCGGTTCGTCTTCTCGCCGAGCGGGCGCGTCAGCCGGCAGTTCGCCCATCTCAACCGGCGCCTCACAATTCGCGAGGCGCTTGCCAATCGCTCGGTCCTCGTCTTTTCCGGCATCTGGTTCCTCACCAATTTCCTCATCGGCGTGGGCCAGCTCTTCGGCCCGGTCGAAGGGGGCGCTGTGGCCTGGGAGGCGCATATTGGCGGCTTCCTCTTCGGCTTCCTCTTCTTCCCGCTGTTCGACGTGGTGACGGGCGAGGGCGGCCGCCGCGATTAA